In Grus americana isolate bGruAme1 chromosome 4, bGruAme1.mat, whole genome shotgun sequence, one genomic interval encodes:
- the NKX3-2 gene encoding homeobox protein Nkx-3.2 — protein sequence MAVRGGNALTPFSIQAILNKKEERARHAAGRPPPPPGAAGGWRLCGAAEGPPLPSPAAAARGPAPRTPAGWDSDSALSEDPEGERRSEEEGAGGSARPAEAAGGGRPAVEEEAQPPEAAERDAAGLSDSEMSAAVSDRSPPEEEDGAGKCGKLLPGEEEAAAPKPRKKRSRAAFSHAQVFELERRFNHQRYLSGPERADLAASLKLTETQVKIWFQNRRYKTKRRQMAADLLAAAPAAKKVAVKVLVRDDQRQYHPGEVLRPPSLLSLQPSYYYPYYCLPGWALSTCAAAAGTQ from the exons ATGGCCGTCCGCGGCGGCAACGCCCTGACGCCTTTCTCCATCCAGGCCATCCTCAACAAGAAGGAGGAGCGCGCCCGCCacgcggcggggcggccgccgccgcccccgggaGCGGCCGGCGGCTGGCGGCTGTGCGGCGCCGCCGAGGGCCCGCCGCTCccctcgcccgccgccgctgcccgcggCCCAGCCCCGCGGACGCCGGCGGGCTGGGACTCGGACTCGGCGCTCAGCGAGGACCCCGAGGGCGAGCGGCGCTCAGAGGAGGAGGGCGCCGGTGgcagcgcccgccccgccgaagccgcgggcggggggcggccggcggtGGAGGAGGAGGCGCAGCCCCCGGAGGCAGCAGAGCGGGACGCCGCCGGCCTCAGCGACAGCGAGATGTCGGCCGCCGTCTCAG ATCGCAGTCcgccggaggaggaggacggaGCGGGCAAGTGCGGGAAGCTGCTgccgggggaggaggaggcggcggcacCGAAGCCGCGGAAGAAGCGCTCCCGCGCAGCCTTTTCCCACGCGCAGGTCTTCGAGCTGGAGCGGCGCTTCAACCACCAGCGGTACCTGTCGGGGCCCGAGCGGGCCGACCTGGCCGCCTCCCTGAAGCTCACCGAGACGCAGGTGAAGATCTGGTTCCAGAACCGGCGCTACAAGACCAAGCGGCGGCAGATGGCCGCCGACCTCCTGGCTGCCGCCCCCGCCGCCAAGAAGGTGGCCGTGAAGGTGCTGGTGCGCGACGACCAGAGACAGTACCACCCCGGCGAGGTGCTGCGGCCACCCTCGCTgctctccctccagccctcctACTACTACCCCTACTACTGCCTGCCCGGGTGGGCTCTGTCCACCTGTGCCGCAGCTGCTGGCACCCAGTGA